A genomic stretch from Streptomyces venezuelae ATCC 10712 includes:
- a CDS encoding ATP-dependent DNA helicase, with protein MTEPSGETAPEAPEDVEPAAEEGEEAGAPQEPEAAETGREAETADAPAEEPGTPAGTAAEEPEPTDGAGAAQDGAAASGDGAAAPELSDAQAELAAQRELRAKIEARKAEKAGPPAAGAKLSGTAADLLAAVRAVEGGAASGSTFFEAAEPAPRRTAPEAAPAVTVRPPVPAQAAAPAPGTTAAVREVLAKGGAPEALAGPVAAALGEGAAQALLDDPWQLLAVSGVRPEQADGFARALLGADCGPDDPRRTVALTVWLLERAALQGHTALEIGTVRAGLAGHAVPDPESAVEEAVSAGAVLVFQEEETPRDQGVEEAAAAEAPDEEGEEPAEAVAGPAAPVLLGLDRYALAEESLADGLARLVRTATADTWEGSELERAAGSHGLVLHTGGEASRAEPVALAAAGRERGLRTLVAVHADSGRRLLGPAGADAVTVAALLSGAAGPGRDEDGAFALDLLVVLDAPQLDVETAAMLVESLPDGCRLVLSGDPEVLGAPGAGRVFADVLAARVCPRIASRLPDPGPLGELVSGIGVGELNQVEAPGKEIVIVPVRDAGEAVHRTVQLVADSVPRAIGVPSEQTQVVTVGHGGSAGTRALNAALKQRLNPGPGRFGGFDPGDRVAYAPVPGRTVTGTVLSADAEGLRLRCGDAELLVPKERVERELRHGWALTAHQAAGARWPAVVAVLPGDAAGGLSRAWVYTAFGRAERHLSVVHGVDQALARAVAEGVAPERTTRLRPLLEALLAVPEE; from the coding sequence GTGACCGAGCCTTCCGGGGAGACCGCGCCCGAGGCACCCGAGGACGTCGAGCCCGCCGCCGAAGAGGGCGAAGAGGCTGGAGCCCCTCAGGAGCCCGAGGCCGCCGAGACGGGTCGGGAAGCCGAGACCGCCGACGCACCGGCCGAGGAGCCGGGCACGCCGGCCGGGACCGCCGCCGAGGAGCCGGAACCGACGGACGGGGCCGGCGCCGCACAGGACGGGGCCGCCGCCTCCGGTGACGGGGCTGCCGCGCCCGAGTTGAGCGACGCGCAGGCCGAGCTCGCCGCGCAGCGGGAGCTGCGGGCGAAGATCGAGGCGCGGAAGGCCGAGAAGGCAGGGCCGCCGGCCGCCGGCGCCAAGCTGAGCGGCACGGCCGCCGACCTGCTCGCGGCCGTCCGGGCCGTGGAGGGCGGCGCCGCCTCCGGCAGCACCTTCTTCGAGGCCGCCGAGCCGGCGCCCCGGCGCACCGCACCCGAGGCGGCTCCGGCCGTGACCGTACGGCCCCCCGTGCCGGCGCAGGCCGCCGCCCCGGCGCCCGGCACCACCGCCGCCGTGCGGGAGGTGCTCGCCAAGGGCGGCGCCCCCGAAGCGCTGGCCGGGCCGGTCGCCGCCGCGCTCGGCGAGGGCGCCGCCCAGGCGCTGCTCGACGACCCCTGGCAGCTGCTCGCCGTGTCCGGGGTGCGCCCCGAGCAGGCCGACGGCTTCGCGCGTGCCCTGCTGGGCGCCGACTGCGGCCCCGACGACCCGCGCCGGACGGTCGCCCTGACCGTGTGGCTCCTGGAGCGGGCCGCGCTCCAGGGACACACGGCGCTGGAGATCGGCACCGTGCGCGCCGGGCTCGCCGGGCACGCGGTGCCCGATCCGGAGTCGGCGGTCGAGGAGGCCGTCTCCGCGGGCGCCGTACTCGTCTTCCAGGAGGAGGAGACGCCCCGTGACCAGGGGGTGGAGGAGGCAGCCGCGGCAGAGGCGCCGGACGAGGAGGGCGAGGAGCCGGCCGAGGCCGTCGCCGGGCCCGCCGCGCCCGTGCTGCTGGGCCTCGACCGCTACGCGCTCGCCGAGGAGAGCCTCGCGGACGGTCTCGCCCGGCTGGTCAGGACGGCGACCGCGGACACCTGGGAGGGTTCCGAGCTGGAGCGCGCCGCCGGGTCGCACGGTCTTGTCCTGCACACCGGCGGCGAGGCCTCCCGCGCCGAGCCGGTCGCCCTCGCCGCGGCCGGCCGCGAGCGCGGGCTGCGCACGCTCGTCGCGGTCCACGCGGACTCCGGGCGGCGTCTGCTCGGCCCCGCCGGGGCGGACGCGGTGACGGTGGCGGCCCTGCTCTCTGGCGCGGCCGGTCCCGGCCGGGACGAGGACGGTGCCTTCGCGCTCGACCTCCTGGTGGTCCTCGACGCCCCGCAGCTGGACGTGGAGACCGCCGCGATGCTCGTCGAGTCGCTGCCCGACGGCTGCCGTCTGGTGCTGAGCGGCGACCCGGAGGTGCTGGGCGCACCGGGCGCGGGCCGGGTCTTCGCCGATGTCCTGGCGGCCCGGGTGTGCCCGAGGATCGCCTCGCGGCTGCCCGACCCGGGGCCGCTCGGGGAGCTGGTCTCGGGCATCGGCGTCGGTGAGCTGAACCAGGTCGAGGCGCCCGGCAAGGAGATCGTGATCGTCCCCGTGCGGGACGCGGGCGAGGCCGTGCACCGGACCGTCCAGCTGGTCGCCGACTCGGTGCCGCGGGCGATCGGGGTGCCGTCCGAGCAGACGCAGGTCGTCACGGTCGGCCACGGCGGTTCGGCGGGGACCCGCGCGCTGAACGCGGCCCTCAAGCAGCGGCTGAACCCCGGCCCGGGCCGCTTCGGCGGCTTCGACCCGGGGGACCGGGTGGCGTACGCGCCGGTGCCGGGCCGGACGGTGACGGGCACGGTCCTGTCGGCCGACGCCGAGGGGCTGCGGCTGCGCTGCGGCGACGCGGAGCTCCTCGTACCGAAGGAGCGGGTGGAGCGGGAGCTGCGGCACGGCTGGGCGCTCACCGCGCACCAGGCGGCCGGGGCGCGCTGGCCCGCGGTGGTCGCGGTGCTGCCGGGCGACGCCGCCGGCGGCCTGAGCCGGGCGTGGGTGTACACGGCCTTCGGCCGGGCGGAGCGCCATCTGTCGGTGGTGCACGGCGTGGACCAGGCGCTGGCGCGCGCGGTGGCCGAGGGGGTGGCTCCGGAGCGTACGACGCGGCTGCGGCCGCTCCTGGAGGCGCTGCTCGCCGTACCCGAGGAGTAG
- a CDS encoding DUF5703 family protein, giving the protein MPEYEFVDVYVPRGVSRKEATRLLTDHAEYGHWELDRLSLHRDGSRRVRLKRRIIRQVRATW; this is encoded by the coding sequence ATGCCGGAATACGAATTTGTCGACGTGTACGTGCCGCGCGGTGTCTCCCGCAAGGAGGCGACGCGGCTGCTGACCGACCATGCCGAGTACGGACACTGGGAGTTGGACCGTCTGAGCCTGCACCGGGACGGGAGCCGCAGAGTGCGGCTGAAGCGGCGGATCATCCGCCAGGTCCGGGCGACCTGGTAG
- a CDS encoding chaplin → MRQVTRKGLVTVAAAGGVLAAVGGGYAHADSGANGAAMNSPGVASGNSVQVPVHAPVNACGNTVNVVGLLNPAMGNKCANTSRPGKPGGGSSAGGHTSNSPGVGSGNTVQVPVDVPVNVCGNSVTGIGLGNAAAGNSCANGIEPTHPGNPGNPGNPGNPGNPGNPGNPGNPGNPGNPGNPGNPGNPGNPGNPGNPGNPGNPGNPGNPGNPGTPGNPGTPGNPGTPGNPGTPGNPGTPSTDDGEGGPNTPGEHGVTPPKGYEELAETGAGPLGVIVPAGAGLLLAGSLIYRRTRSAA, encoded by the coding sequence ATGCGACAGGTCACGCGCAAGGGTCTCGTCACCGTTGCGGCAGCCGGAGGCGTTCTCGCCGCCGTCGGCGGCGGTTACGCGCACGCCGATTCCGGTGCGAACGGTGCGGCCATGAATTCCCCGGGCGTCGCGTCCGGCAATTCCGTCCAGGTCCCGGTGCACGCGCCGGTGAACGCCTGCGGAAACACGGTCAATGTCGTCGGACTGCTGAATCCGGCGATGGGAAACAAGTGCGCCAACACCTCCAGGCCCGGAAAGCCGGGCGGCGGTTCCTCCGCCGGTGGGCACACCAGCAACTCGCCCGGAGTCGGCTCCGGCAACACCGTCCAGGTGCCGGTCGACGTCCCGGTGAACGTGTGCGGCAACAGCGTCACGGGCATCGGCCTGGGCAACGCCGCGGCGGGCAACAGCTGCGCGAACGGCATCGAGCCGACGCACCCGGGGAACCCTGGGAACCCGGGCAACCCCGGTAACCCGGGGAACCCCGGCAACCCCGGTAACCCGGGGAACCCCGGCAACCCCGGTAACCCTGGGAACCCCGGTAACCCGGGCAACCCTGGGAACCCGGGCAACCCTGGTAATCCCGGTAACCCGGGCAACCCGGGCAACCCGGGCAATCCCGGTAACCCCGGCACCCCCGGTAACCCGGGCACCCCGGGTAACCCGGGCACCCCGGGTAACCCGGGCACCCCGGGTAACCCCGGCACCCCCAGCACCGACGACGGTGAGGGCGGGCCGAACACCCCGGGTGAGCACGGCGTCACTCCGCCCAAGGGCTACGAGGAGCTCGCCGAGACCGGCGCCGGTCCGCTCGGTGTGATCGTCCCCGCCGGGGCCGGTCTGCTGCTCGCCGGGTCGCTGATCTACCGCCGTACCCGCAGCGCCGCCTGA
- the chpH gene encoding chaplin ChpH produces the protein MIKKVVAAAAATGGLVLAGAGMAVADAGAQGAAIGSPGVLSGNVVQVPVHVPVNVCGNTVSVIGLLNPAFGNTCVNA, from the coding sequence ATGATCAAGAAGGTCGTCGCTGCTGCGGCTGCCACTGGCGGTCTCGTTCTCGCGGGTGCGGGCATGGCCGTTGCCGACGCGGGTGCCCAGGGTGCCGCCATCGGTTCCCCCGGTGTCCTCTCGGGCAATGTCGTCCAGGTGCCGGTTCACGTCCCCGTGAACGTGTGCGGCAACACGGTCTCCGTGATCGGGCTGCTGAACCCCGCCTTCGGCAACACCTGCGTCAACGCCTGA
- a CDS encoding M20/M25/M40 family metallo-hydrolase: protein MSESNTGRSVTAETEVVDLCRDLIRIDTSNYGDHSGPGERAAAEYIAEKLAEVGLEPKIIESHQGRASTVARIEGEDPSRPALLIHGHTDVVPANAEDWTHHPFSGEIADGCVWGRGAVDMKDMDAMTLAVVRDRLRSGRKPPRDIVLAFLADEEAGGTYGARHLVDKHRDLFDGVNEAIGEVGGFSFTVNENLRLYLVETAQKGMHWMRLTVEGTAGHGSMTNDDNAITELCEAVGRLGRHQWPVRVTKTVRSFLDELSGALGTPLDPEDMDGTLAKLGGIAKMVGATLRNSAAPTMLGAGYKVNVIPGQATAHVDGRFLPGYEQEFLADLDRILGPKVKREDVHGDKALETSFDGALVDAMQLALRAEDPIARAVPYMLSGGTDAKSFDDLGIRCFGFAPLQLPPELDFAGMFHGVDERVPVDGLKFGARVLDRFIDAC, encoded by the coding sequence GTGAGCGAGTCGAACACGGGCCGAAGCGTCACCGCCGAGACCGAGGTGGTGGACCTCTGTCGCGACCTCATCCGCATCGACACCAGCAACTACGGCGACCACTCCGGCCCCGGCGAGCGCGCGGCGGCCGAGTACATCGCCGAGAAGCTCGCGGAGGTCGGACTCGAGCCGAAGATCATCGAGTCGCACCAGGGGCGGGCCTCCACGGTCGCCCGCATCGAGGGCGAGGACCCGTCGCGCCCGGCCCTGCTCATCCACGGCCACACCGACGTCGTCCCGGCCAACGCCGAGGACTGGACCCACCACCCCTTCTCCGGGGAGATCGCCGACGGCTGCGTCTGGGGCCGCGGCGCCGTCGACATGAAGGACATGGACGCGATGACCCTCGCGGTCGTACGGGACCGGCTGCGCAGCGGCCGCAAGCCCCCGCGCGACATCGTCCTCGCCTTCCTCGCCGACGAGGAGGCCGGCGGCACGTACGGCGCCCGCCACCTGGTCGACAAGCACCGGGACCTCTTCGACGGGGTCAACGAGGCCATCGGCGAGGTCGGCGGCTTCTCCTTCACCGTGAACGAGAACCTCCGCCTCTACCTGGTCGAGACCGCCCAGAAGGGCATGCACTGGATGCGGCTCACCGTCGAGGGCACGGCCGGTCACGGCTCGATGACCAACGACGACAACGCCATCACCGAGCTCTGCGAGGCCGTCGGCCGGCTCGGCCGCCACCAGTGGCCGGTGCGGGTCACCAAGACCGTGCGCTCCTTCCTCGACGAGCTCTCGGGCGCGCTCGGCACCCCCCTCGACCCCGAGGACATGGACGGGACCCTCGCCAAGCTCGGCGGCATCGCCAAGATGGTCGGCGCCACCCTGCGGAACTCGGCCGCCCCGACCATGCTCGGCGCCGGCTACAAGGTGAACGTGATCCCCGGCCAGGCCACCGCCCACGTCGACGGACGCTTCCTGCCGGGATACGAGCAGGAGTTCCTCGCCGACCTCGACCGGATCCTCGGCCCGAAGGTGAAGCGCGAGGACGTGCACGGCGACAAGGCCCTGGAGACCAGCTTCGACGGCGCCCTGGTGGACGCCATGCAGCTGGCCCTGCGCGCCGAGGACCCGATCGCCCGCGCCGTGCCGTACATGCTGTCCGGCGGCACCGACGCCAAGTCCTTCGACGACCTCGGCATCCGCTGCTTCGGCTTCGCCCCGCTCCAGCTGCCGCCGGAGCTCGACTTCGCCGGGATGTTCCACGGCGTGGACGAGCGGGTGCCGGTCGACGGCCTGAAGTTCGGCGCCCGCGTCCTGGACCGTTTCATCGACGCCTGCTGA
- a CDS encoding pseudouridine synthase: MGRRSKAPASPLPQRDGIDPVRVRLPEDPGGVWGTVRDHLLDRYGAAVGAGRIEEMLLSGRFVGTEGPVDGAEPYAVGRYLWFHRDFPAETPVPFPIGVVHRDERIVVADKPHFLATMPRGRHVTETALARLRRELGLPYLQPAHRLDRLTAGLVLCVVRPEDRGAYQTLFRDRRVRKEYEAVAPYDPAVGLPVTVRSRIEKERGVMAARELPGEPNAESRIELVGRAGGLGRYRLVPETGRTHQLRVHMNGLGLPILHDPIYPVVRADGPEDFGRPLQLLARTLEFTDPFTGVPRRFESRLALSGLA, translated from the coding sequence GTGGGACGCAGATCCAAGGCTCCGGCCTCGCCCCTCCCCCAGCGGGACGGGATCGATCCGGTGCGGGTGCGGCTGCCGGAGGACCCCGGAGGGGTCTGGGGCACCGTGCGGGATCATCTGCTCGACCGGTACGGGGCCGCCGTCGGGGCCGGGCGGATCGAGGAGATGCTGCTCAGCGGCCGTTTCGTGGGGACGGAGGGTCCCGTCGACGGTGCCGAGCCGTATGCCGTGGGGCGGTACCTCTGGTTCCACCGGGACTTCCCCGCCGAGACGCCCGTGCCCTTCCCGATCGGGGTGGTGCACCGGGACGAGCGGATCGTGGTCGCCGACAAACCGCACTTCCTGGCCACGATGCCGCGGGGCCGGCACGTCACGGAGACGGCGCTCGCCCGGCTGCGGCGGGAGCTGGGGCTGCCGTACCTCCAGCCCGCGCACCGGCTGGACCGGTTGACGGCGGGGCTGGTGCTCTGCGTCGTACGGCCGGAGGACCGGGGGGCGTACCAGACGCTGTTCCGGGACCGGCGGGTGCGCAAGGAGTACGAGGCGGTGGCGCCGTACGACCCCGCGGTGGGGCTGCCGGTCACGGTGCGGAGCCGGATCGAGAAGGAGCGCGGGGTGATGGCCGCCCGGGAGCTGCCGGGCGAGCCGAACGCCGAGAGCAGGATCGAGCTGGTCGGAAGGGCGGGCGGGCTCGGGCGGTACCGGCTGGTGCCGGAGACCGGGCGGACGCATCAGCTGCGGGTGCACATGAACGGCCTGGGGCTGCCGATCCTGCACGATCCGATCTATCCGGTGGTCCGTGCGGACGGGCCGGAGGACTTCGGACGGCCGCTGCAACTGCTGGCGCGGACGCTGGAGTTCACCGACCCGTTCACGGGCGTGCCGAGGCGCTTCGAGAGCCGGCTGGCTCTCAGTGGCCTCGCTTGA
- a CDS encoding MBL fold metallo-hydrolase, producing the protein MAARIDHLVTSGTFSLDGGTWDVDNNVWIVGDDTEAIVIDAAHDAETILAALDGRALRAIVCTHAHNDHVDAAPALAAATGARILLHPADQPLWKQTHPDHSPDGELADGQVLTIAGTDLTVLHTPGHAPGGICLYAPDLGTVFTGDTLFQGGPGATGRSFSDFPTIVDSIREKLLTLPPETVVRTGHGDSTTIGAEAPHLQEWIKRGH; encoded by the coding sequence ATGGCCGCCCGCATCGACCACCTCGTCACCTCCGGCACCTTCAGCCTCGACGGCGGCACCTGGGACGTCGACAACAACGTCTGGATCGTCGGCGACGACACCGAGGCGATCGTCATCGACGCCGCCCACGACGCCGAGACCATCCTCGCCGCTCTCGACGGCCGCGCCCTGCGCGCCATCGTCTGCACCCACGCCCACAACGACCACGTCGACGCGGCCCCGGCGCTCGCGGCCGCCACCGGCGCCCGCATCCTGCTCCACCCCGCCGACCAGCCGCTGTGGAAGCAGACCCACCCCGACCACAGCCCCGACGGCGAACTCGCCGACGGTCAGGTCCTCACCATCGCCGGCACCGACCTCACGGTCCTGCACACCCCCGGCCACGCCCCCGGCGGCATCTGCCTGTACGCCCCCGACCTCGGCACGGTCTTCACCGGAGACACGCTCTTCCAGGGCGGCCCCGGCGCCACCGGCCGCTCCTTCTCGGACTTCCCCACGATCGTCGACTCGATCCGCGAGAAGCTCCTCACCCTGCCCCCGGAGACGGTGGTCCGCACCGGCCACGGCGACAGCACCACCATCGGCGCGGAGGCCCCGCACCTCCAGGAATGGATCAAGCGAGGCCACTGA
- a CDS encoding S-(hydroxymethyl)mycothiol dehydrogenase has product MPQHVQGVIAPGRNEPVRVETIVIPDPGPGEAVVKIQACGVCHTDLHYKQGAINDEFPFLLGHEAAGTVESVGEGVTDVAPGDFVILNWRAVCGQCRACLRGRPWYCFDTHNARQKMTLLDGTELSPALGIGAFAEKTLVAAGQCTKVDPAVAPEVAGLLGCGVMAGIGAAINTGNVGRGDSVAVIGCGGVGDAAIVGSRLAGAARIIAVDIDDRKLETAKTMGATHTVNSRATDPVEAIRELTGGFGADVVIEAVGRPETYQQAFYARDLAGTVVLVGVPTPEMKLELPLLDVFGRGGALKSSWYGDCLPSRDFPMLIDLHQQGRIDLAAFVTETIGLGDVEKAFARMHEGDVLRSVVVL; this is encoded by the coding sequence ATGCCACAGCACGTCCAGGGGGTCATCGCCCCCGGCAGGAACGAACCGGTACGGGTCGAGACCATCGTGATCCCCGACCCCGGCCCCGGCGAGGCCGTCGTGAAGATCCAGGCCTGCGGCGTCTGCCACACCGATCTCCACTACAAACAGGGCGCGATCAACGACGAGTTCCCCTTCCTCCTCGGCCACGAGGCCGCCGGAACCGTCGAGTCGGTCGGCGAGGGCGTCACCGACGTCGCCCCCGGCGACTTCGTGATCCTCAACTGGCGCGCGGTGTGCGGCCAGTGCCGGGCCTGTCTGCGCGGCCGCCCCTGGTACTGCTTCGACACCCACAACGCCCGGCAGAAGATGACCCTGCTCGACGGCACCGAACTCTCCCCGGCGCTCGGCATCGGCGCCTTCGCCGAGAAGACCCTGGTGGCCGCGGGCCAGTGCACCAAGGTCGACCCCGCCGTCGCCCCCGAAGTCGCGGGCCTCCTCGGCTGCGGCGTGATGGCCGGCATCGGCGCCGCGATCAACACCGGGAACGTCGGCCGCGGCGACAGCGTCGCCGTCATCGGCTGCGGCGGCGTCGGCGACGCCGCGATCGTCGGCTCCCGCCTCGCCGGAGCCGCGCGGATCATCGCCGTCGACATCGACGACCGCAAGCTGGAGACGGCGAAGACGATGGGCGCGACCCACACCGTCAACTCCCGCGCCACCGACCCCGTCGAAGCGATCCGCGAGCTCACCGGCGGATTCGGCGCCGACGTCGTCATCGAGGCCGTCGGCCGCCCCGAGACCTACCAGCAGGCCTTCTACGCCCGCGACCTCGCCGGCACCGTCGTCCTCGTCGGCGTCCCCACCCCCGAGATGAAGCTCGAACTCCCGCTCCTCGACGTCTTCGGCCGCGGCGGCGCGCTCAAGTCCTCCTGGTACGGCGACTGCCTGCCCTCCCGCGACTTCCCGATGCTGATCGACCTGCACCAGCAGGGCCGCATCGACCTCGCCGCCTTCGTCACCGAGACCATCGGCCTCGGCGACGTCGAGAAGGCCTTCGCCCGCATGCACGAGGGCGACGTCCTCCGCTCGGTGGTGGTCCTCTGA
- a CDS encoding amino acid permease translates to MTDRVTAAEPLSAAPANPAATPHVDAGDAGYRKDLKSRHINMIAIGGAIGTGLFLGAGGRMSQAGPSLFIAYAVCGVFAFFVVRALGELVLYRPSSGAFVSYAREFMGEKGAYTAGWLYFLNWSTTAVADITAAATYAHFWAMFSDVPQWILALIALAVVLAANLISVKYFGEMEFWFAIIKVGALVAFMLIGIFLVVTSHDVGGHTPGLANITDNGGIFPNGMMPMLLLIQGVVFAYASVELCGVAAGETENPEKIMPKAINSIMWRVGLFYVGSVVLLALILPYTAYSGDQSPFVTVFDKLGIPGAAGVMNLVVLTAALSSLNSGLYSTGRILRSMSLAGSAPKFTGVMNKGGVPYGGILLTAGFGVLGVALNYVMPGEAFELVLNFASIGIIGTWAMIMVCSLLFWRSAQQGKLTRPGYNLPWAPYTQIVTLVFLGSVLVLMWMDGGIGRTTVNCLPLIAAALVGGWFLVRKRVRSTAAENRV, encoded by the coding sequence ATGACTGACCGCGTCACCGCGGCCGAGCCGCTGTCCGCCGCACCGGCGAACCCGGCCGCAACCCCCCACGTCGACGCAGGCGACGCCGGATACCGCAAGGACCTCAAGTCCCGGCACATCAACATGATCGCCATCGGCGGCGCCATCGGCACCGGCCTCTTCCTGGGCGCCGGCGGCCGGATGTCCCAGGCGGGCCCCTCCCTCTTCATCGCGTACGCGGTGTGCGGCGTCTTCGCCTTCTTCGTGGTGCGGGCCCTCGGCGAGCTCGTGCTCTACCGCCCCTCCTCCGGCGCCTTCGTCTCCTACGCCCGTGAGTTCATGGGCGAGAAGGGCGCCTACACGGCCGGCTGGCTGTACTTCCTCAACTGGTCGACCACCGCCGTCGCCGACATCACCGCGGCCGCGACCTACGCCCACTTCTGGGCGATGTTCAGCGACGTCCCGCAGTGGATCCTCGCCCTGATCGCCCTCGCGGTCGTCCTCGCCGCCAACCTCATCTCCGTGAAGTACTTCGGCGAGATGGAGTTCTGGTTCGCGATCATCAAGGTCGGCGCCCTCGTCGCCTTCATGCTGATCGGCATCTTCCTCGTCGTGACGTCCCACGACGTCGGCGGCCACACCCCCGGCCTCGCCAACATCACGGACAACGGCGGCATCTTCCCCAACGGGATGATGCCGATGCTGCTCCTCATCCAGGGCGTCGTCTTCGCCTACGCCTCCGTCGAGCTCTGCGGCGTCGCCGCCGGCGAGACCGAGAACCCCGAGAAGATCATGCCGAAGGCGATCAACTCGATCATGTGGCGCGTCGGCCTCTTCTACGTCGGCTCCGTCGTCCTGCTCGCGCTGATCCTCCCGTACACCGCCTACTCCGGCGACCAGAGCCCCTTCGTCACCGTCTTCGACAAGCTGGGCATCCCCGGCGCCGCCGGCGTGATGAACCTCGTCGTGCTCACCGCCGCCCTCTCCAGCCTCAACTCGGGCCTCTACTCCACCGGCCGCATCCTGCGCTCCATGTCGCTCGCCGGCTCCGCCCCCAAGTTCACCGGCGTCATGAACAAGGGCGGCGTCCCCTACGGCGGCATCCTGCTCACCGCGGGCTTCGGCGTCCTCGGCGTCGCGCTCAACTACGTCATGCCCGGCGAGGCCTTCGAGCTGGTCCTCAACTTCGCCTCCATCGGCATCATCGGCACCTGGGCCATGATCATGGTCTGCTCGCTGCTCTTCTGGCGCAGCGCCCAGCAGGGCAAGCTCACCCGCCCCGGCTACAACCTCCCCTGGGCCCCGTACACCCAGATCGTGACCCTGGTCTTCCTGGGCTCCGTCCTCGTCCTCATGTGGATGGACGGCGGCATCGGCCGCACCACCGTCAACTGCCTCCCGCTCATCGCGGCGGCCCTCGTCGGCGGCTGGTTCCTGGTCCGCAAGCGGGTCCGCAGCACCGCCGCGGAGAACCGCGTCTGA
- a CDS encoding FadR/GntR family transcriptional regulator encodes MTTPAQGLHSHVLATLGLAITAGEYPPGTVLRTDELAQRFDVSRTVVREVVRVLESMHLVESRRRVGVTVLPTASWNVYDPQVIRWRLAGADRPRQLRSLTVLRSAVEPVAAGLAAVHATPEQCRELTEQALGMVATSRGRRLEEYLVHDIAFHRVVLNASGNEMFARLGDVVAEVLTGRTHHHVMFEDPDPAAVTLHVQVAEAVRERDAARAEELTRQIAVGALQELDVLAP; translated from the coding sequence ATGACGACACCGGCCCAGGGGCTCCACTCGCACGTCCTGGCCACCCTGGGCCTCGCGATCACCGCGGGCGAGTACCCGCCGGGCACCGTGCTGCGCACCGACGAGCTCGCCCAGCGCTTCGACGTCTCGCGGACCGTGGTCCGCGAGGTCGTCCGGGTCCTGGAGTCCATGCACCTCGTCGAGTCCCGCCGCCGCGTCGGCGTGACCGTGCTCCCCACCGCCAGCTGGAACGTGTACGACCCCCAGGTCATCCGCTGGCGGCTGGCCGGCGCCGACCGCCCCCGCCAGCTCCGCTCGCTCACCGTGCTCCGCTCCGCCGTCGAGCCCGTCGCCGCCGGGCTCGCCGCCGTGCACGCCACGCCCGAGCAGTGCCGCGAGCTCACCGAGCAGGCCCTCGGCATGGTCGCCACCTCGCGCGGCCGCCGGCTGGAGGAGTACCTCGTCCACGACATCGCCTTCCACCGGGTCGTGCTCAACGCCTCAGGGAACGAGATGTTCGCCCGCCTCGGCGACGTCGTCGCCGAGGTCCTCACCGGCCGCACCCACCACCACGTGATGTTCGAGGACCCCGACCCGGCCGCCGTCACCCTCCACGTCCAGGTCGCCGAGGCCGTACGGGAGCGGGACGCGGCCCGCGCCGAGGAGCTGACCCGGCAGATCGCGGTCGGCGCCCTCCAGGAACTGGACGTCCTCGCCCCGTAG
- a CDS encoding gluconokinase, with the protein MSTTPRPRTTTVVVVMGVAGTGKTTIGPLVAEALGLPYAEGDDFHPAANVAKMSAGIPLDDSDRAPWLDAIGAWAHDRAGLGGVVSSSALKRSYRDRLRAAAPGVVFLHLTGDRELIERRMGDRKGHFMPTALLDSQFATLQPLQEDEAGVAVDVSGTPEEIAARAAAALRALAG; encoded by the coding sequence ATGAGCACCACCCCCCGCCCCCGGACCACGACGGTCGTCGTCGTGATGGGCGTCGCCGGGACCGGCAAGACCACCATCGGACCGCTGGTCGCCGAAGCCCTCGGCCTCCCCTACGCCGAGGGCGACGACTTCCACCCCGCGGCCAACGTGGCCAAGATGTCGGCCGGCATCCCCCTGGACGACAGCGACCGCGCGCCCTGGCTCGACGCCATCGGCGCATGGGCGCACGACCGGGCCGGGCTCGGCGGTGTGGTGAGCAGCTCCGCGCTGAAGCGGAGCTACCGGGACCGGCTGCGCGCCGCCGCCCCCGGCGTGGTCTTCCTTCATCTGACCGGCGACCGGGAGCTGATCGAGCGCCGCATGGGGGACCGCAAGGGCCACTTCATGCCGACGGCGCTCCTCGACTCCCAGTTCGCCACCCTGCAGCCGCTGCAGGAGGACGAGGCCGGCGTCGCCGTCGACGTCTCCGGCACCCCCGAAGAGATCGCCGCCCGGGCCGCCGCCGCGCTGCGCGCCCTCGCCGGCTGA